One genomic window of Bartonella sp. HY038 includes the following:
- a CDS encoding ATP-binding protein, with protein MAAPHAFLDILANPQVRDAYLAGRISIILSSDFETILWANGAGAHFLGFRTVADSIGVDSGFDNLTRLQIENGLATKRGVKIGGIPAAQSFLINAIDMEHLGQVVFLRSIAAVASDAGFVDLTNGLGDEFTEAAVLDVSGNILSATKGFRPDFVVDEDLMALLHEAQSGGGVKKRLLKNYSDMPVGVLELNKQPAIFLLIAAKPNDDNDNADKDEVKQEFVFDVTRFPLQFAWQLDENNFFIDVSPELETAVGPRFGDVIDKCFTSLAKEWNMDSNGAMRALLKSHKAWSERKIYWPVEGGESRVEIEFSALPIYSRDREFSGYRGFGIINEAKMTVKEEGLNLARNRGPKGLTAQEHEAFTIIARKLKADILAVELPRNLRQAKNDEYLKASSAKPRSSEKELGADEGIIADENNQPIVFQPSQAKQTNAIIDNIQISNKQDNNNDQQDDALIGTDKVIDNLPVNIEEKIVASSKLDVDGLEDGEESDSNTHHDVEDSEIALDDQPLNLPEAIEQEDKVLPALSTLPTLDEEYGFSNDDEPDTQNSDLAIDALLNHYDSNILSGASSIQLKSTDVLPKLPERVMNTQKNNSPKTSQMSSEDDLVMATLPDDDLETALEQEWAEDDLITETSEDRLDVKKLEDIEGDEDREILAEKSQDAKQRSDVTEAENLVEQKAEINDQDRENQDTENQVTGKKSTDLVDSDDDGDLNVVVEAKDHNEEELGTIEEGDKEETPQTIEEALAALRRSLEANGVEAIEPREEQDLNFWDDSAIEEIELDDQSKSNAFVEDISPNIDELMRQATFLDEDNQSNSSSLPILGEDIGLDERAGESPNQYPEHDSSPLALETEESDIPDGHRSRLNLRPAEKLEIFGAGALDAGKTSQSPHDMALPIIPSPRIEFTLLQHLPLPILIYRDNRVLFASDELLRLTGFPTLDSFRAHGILSVILREWLPRNILIGSNDQIWSVRPQMRGVTWADGREASMISFGNLEKQDSIDREDFEALQRKAVELSILLNLISDGVLIVDDTGLIHSVNEAAQRMLGFDADEIKGRNFVQFFSPKSVDMVNQYFDTVRQSNDKPPFGEGYEFEAKRSDGDAISLFVSFGKMELDEGYFLMLRDLSVIHSAASELVVARHQAEEESLRKSRYLALVSHEIRTPLNAIIGLSELILEEKFGSLNNDRYRGYLRDIVNSGGHIMTLINDLLDAAKIAEGRTTIDIRNVSIVPILKEVLGLMAPQANTGRIIMRSNIAHDLPDIAADKRSVKQIILNLLSNAIRFTPPGGQIIISALRHENAGVLLRVRDSGIGMSENEMEEAMLPFHQISRPLQNDSIDDNIDRGTGLGLPLTKALADANNARFNLYSETGKGTVAEIVFALAVNRLDDEPMDS; from the coding sequence TCTTTGGGCAAATGGAGCTGGTGCTCATTTTTTAGGTTTTCGTACCGTTGCAGATTCAATTGGTGTTGATAGTGGTTTTGATAATTTAACTCGTTTGCAAATTGAAAACGGTTTAGCCACAAAACGTGGTGTAAAAATTGGTGGTATCCCTGCCGCACAGTCTTTTTTAATTAATGCAATAGACATGGAGCATTTAGGGCAAGTGGTCTTCTTGCGTTCAATCGCAGCCGTTGCCTCTGATGCAGGTTTTGTAGATTTAACCAATGGTTTAGGAGATGAATTTACTGAGGCTGCAGTTTTAGATGTTTCGGGCAATATTTTGAGTGCAACCAAGGGTTTTCGACCCGATTTTGTTGTTGATGAAGATTTGATGGCATTGCTGCATGAAGCGCAATCGGGCGGTGGTGTAAAGAAGCGTTTGCTGAAAAATTATTCAGATATGCCTGTCGGTGTATTGGAACTCAACAAACAGCCGGCAATTTTTTTACTCATTGCGGCAAAGCCCAATGATGATAATGACAATGCTGACAAAGATGAAGTAAAACAGGAATTTGTTTTTGATGTAACGCGCTTTCCATTGCAATTTGCGTGGCAGCTTGATGAAAATAATTTTTTTATTGATGTTTCTCCGGAGTTGGAAACGGCTGTTGGCCCCCGCTTTGGAGATGTTATTGATAAATGTTTTACAAGCCTTGCCAAAGAATGGAATATGGACAGCAATGGAGCGATGCGGGCTTTATTAAAAAGCCATAAAGCCTGGTCGGAACGTAAGATATATTGGCCTGTTGAAGGCGGTGAAAGTCGGGTTGAAATTGAATTTTCAGCCTTGCCAATTTATTCACGGGATCGTGAATTTAGTGGCTATCGTGGTTTTGGTATAATAAATGAAGCAAAAATGACAGTAAAAGAAGAAGGATTGAACCTTGCACGCAATCGTGGTCCAAAAGGTTTAACCGCGCAAGAGCATGAAGCATTTACAATAATCGCCCGCAAATTGAAGGCTGATATTCTTGCCGTTGAATTACCAAGAAATCTGCGCCAAGCCAAAAATGATGAATATTTAAAAGCATCTTCGGCTAAACCCCGCTCTAGCGAAAAAGAACTGGGTGCTGATGAGGGGATTATCGCTGACGAAAATAATCAGCCCATAGTCTTCCAACCATCGCAGGCTAAACAGACGAATGCTATTATTGACAATATTCAAATTAGCAATAAGCAAGACAATAATAACGACCAACAAGACGATGCTTTAATTGGTACTGACAAAGTTATAGATAATTTGCCGGTAAATATTGAAGAAAAAATTGTTGCGTCATCAAAGTTAGATGTTGATGGTCTAGAAGATGGCGAAGAAAGTGATAGCAATACACATCATGATGTTGAGGACAGTGAAATTGCCCTTGATGATCAGCCATTAAACTTGCCTGAAGCTATTGAGCAAGAAGATAAAGTTTTGCCAGCTCTTTCAACTTTGCCAACGCTTGATGAAGAATATGGTTTTTCAAATGATGACGAGCCAGACACGCAAAACAGTGATCTGGCCATTGACGCCTTACTTAATCATTATGATAGTAATATATTATCAGGGGCTAGCTCTATACAGTTAAAAAGTACTGATGTGTTGCCAAAATTGCCTGAAAGGGTAATGAATACGCAAAAAAACAACTCGCCCAAAACGTCTCAAATGTCTAGCGAAGATGATTTGGTGATGGCGACATTGCCCGATGATGATCTTGAAACAGCATTGGAGCAAGAATGGGCTGAAGATGATTTGATTACTGAAACATCAGAAGACAGGCTTGATGTAAAAAAATTGGAAGATATAGAAGGCGATGAAGATAGGGAAATTCTGGCCGAAAAATCACAAGATGCCAAACAAAGATCTGATGTTACAGAAGCCGAAAACCTTGTAGAGCAAAAAGCTGAAATCAACGATCAAGATAGAGAAAACCAAGATACAGAAAACCAAGTCACAGGAAAGAAGAGCACTGACTTGGTTGATAGTGACGATGATGGTGATCTTAATGTCGTGGTTGAAGCAAAGGATCACAATGAAGAGGAATTGGGTACGATAGAAGAAGGAGATAAAGAGGAAACGCCGCAAACTATTGAGGAGGCCTTGGCAGCTTTACGTCGCTCGCTGGAAGCAAATGGTGTTGAAGCAATAGAACCGCGTGAAGAGCAAGACCTTAATTTTTGGGATGACAGTGCTATTGAAGAAATCGAGCTTGATGATCAGTCGAAAAGCAATGCCTTTGTTGAAGATATTTCCCCCAATATTGATGAGCTAATGCGGCAAGCAACTTTCTTAGATGAAGACAATCAATCCAATTCCTCTTCTTTACCGATATTAGGCGAAGATATTGGATTGGATGAAAGGGCAGGGGAAAGCCCAAATCAATATCCAGAGCATGACAGCAGCCCATTAGCGCTTGAAACTGAAGAGAGCGATATACCTGATGGACATCGCAGCCGCTTAAATCTACGTCCTGCCGAAAAGCTCGAAATATTTGGTGCGGGTGCATTGGATGCTGGCAAGACTTCACAGTCTCCCCATGATATGGCTTTGCCTATTATACCTTCTCCGCGTATCGAATTTACATTGCTACAGCATTTGCCTTTACCCATTCTTATTTATCGTGATAATCGAGTTCTATTTGCAAGTGACGAATTATTGCGCTTAACCGGTTTTCCAACCCTTGATTCATTTAGGGCTCACGGGATTTTATCAGTTATCTTACGGGAATGGTTGCCGCGTAATATTCTCATTGGTAGTAATGATCAGATCTGGTCAGTACGTCCGCAAATGCGTGGTGTTACTTGGGCAGATGGCCGTGAAGCTTCAATGATTTCTTTTGGTAATCTTGAAAAACAAGATTCTATTGATCGGGAAGATTTTGAGGCTTTGCAGCGTAAAGCAGTGGAATTATCCATATTATTGAATTTAATTTCAGATGGCGTTCTTATTGTTGACGATACTGGACTTATTCATTCGGTCAATGAAGCGGCGCAACGCATGCTTGGTTTTGATGCTGATGAAATTAAAGGGCGCAATTTTGTCCAGTTCTTTAGTCCTAAAAGTGTTGATATGGTCAACCAATATTTCGATACGGTTAGGCAAAGTAATGACAAGCCCCCTTTTGGTGAGGGCTACGAGTTTGAGGCAAAGCGCAGTGATGGCGACGCTATAAGCCTATTTGTAAGTTTTGGAAAAATGGAGCTCGATGAGGGCTATTTCCTTATGCTGCGTGATTTAAGTGTTATCCATTCCGCTGCATCTGAGTTGGTGGTCGCGCGCCATCAAGCAGAGGAGGAGTCTTTGCGTAAATCGCGTTATCTTGCCTTGGTAAGTCATGAAATTCGCACGCCGCTTAACGCGATAATAGGTCTTTCTGAACTTATTTTGGAAGAAAAATTCGGCTCTCTTAATAATGATCGCTATCGCGGTTATTTGCGTGATATTGTCAATTCTGGTGGCCATATCATGACGCTTATCAATGATTTGCTTGATGCAGCCAAAATTGCTGAAGGGCGTACCACAATTGATATTCGTAATGTCTCAATAGTGCCTATTTTAAAAGAGGTTTTGGGGCTAATGGCGCCGCAAGCCAATACTGGTCGCATCATTATGCGCTCAAATATAGCTCATGACTTGCCCGATATTGCTGCTGATAAACGTTCTGTAAAGCAGATAATTCTTAATCTCTTGTCCAATGCTATTCGGTTTACACCGCCAGGTGGTCAAATTATTATTTCAGCCTTGCGTCATGAAAATGCCGGTGTATTATTGCGCGTTCGTGATAGTGGTATTGGTATGAGTGAAAACGAAATGGAAGAAGCAATGCTGCCCTTCCATCAAATTTCACGCCCCTTACAAAATGATAGTATCGATGATAATATTGATCGTGGCACAGGCCTTGGTTTACCGCTAACTAAGGCATTAGCAGATGCTAATAATGCGCGTTTTAATCTTTATTCTGAAACTGGTAAAGGCACCGTTGCCGAAATTGTTTTTGCATTGGCGGTTAATCGCCTTGATGATGAACCAATGGATAGTTAA
- a CDS encoding NAD(P)-dependent oxidoreductase, whose protein sequence is MKKIAFLGLGVMGFPMAGHLAKAGYEVTVYNRTKTKADHWVTTYQGKSADTPSEAAKGQDIVFSCVGNDKDLIEITLGDNGAFKAMNKGAIFVDHTTASAEVARKLYEEAQKCELNFIDAPVSGGQAGAENGKLTVMCGGDQAIYEKIEKAIDSYAVSVRLMGPAGSGQLCKMVNQICLAGIVQGLSEGLQFGVNAGLDMKSVIEVLSKGAAGSWQMENRGNTMVDNKFDFGFAVDLMRKDLGICLNEARYNGSTLPITALIDQFYADIQRAGNNRFDTSSLITRLRD, encoded by the coding sequence ATGAAAAAAATTGCATTTTTAGGGCTTGGTGTCATGGGCTTTCCTATGGCCGGGCATTTGGCAAAAGCTGGTTATGAGGTGACTGTTTATAATCGCACGAAAACCAAAGCTGACCATTGGGTCACCACCTATCAAGGTAAGAGTGCTGATACACCGTCTGAGGCCGCCAAAGGACAAGATATTGTTTTTTCTTGCGTTGGCAATGATAAGGATCTTATTGAAATTACCCTTGGTGACAATGGGGCTTTTAAAGCAATGAACAAAGGGGCCATTTTTGTTGATCATACCACCGCCTCTGCAGAGGTTGCGCGCAAGCTTTATGAGGAAGCGCAAAAATGTGAGCTTAACTTTATAGATGCACCAGTTTCTGGTGGCCAAGCTGGCGCAGAAAATGGCAAACTTACTGTAATGTGTGGCGGTGACCAAGCAATATATGAAAAGATTGAAAAGGCAATTGACAGCTATGCGGTTTCAGTGCGGCTTATGGGGCCGGCCGGATCTGGTCAATTGTGCAAAATGGTCAACCAAATTTGTCTTGCGGGCATTGTACAAGGCCTATCGGAAGGCTTACAATTTGGCGTAAATGCCGGACTTGACATGAAATCGGTGATAGAAGTCTTATCAAAGGGTGCTGCTGGTTCATGGCAAATGGAAAACCGTGGCAATACCATGGTTGACAATAAATTTGATTTTGGCTTTGCGGTTGATCTTATGCGCAAAGACCTAGGCATCTGTCTTAATGAAGCAAGATATAATGGCTCCACCTTGCCAATCACTGCTTTGATTGATCAATTTTATGCTGACATCCAGCGCGCCGGCAATAACCGTTTTGATACATCAAGCCTTATTACCCGCTTGCGTGACTAG
- a CDS encoding TonB-dependent receptor domain-containing protein: MKLKAMLSGTSCRRRLASILSVLTISTSAIVLASPAIAQTTPAQSRTTRHTNAQQVAETVATQGETTQTATSEEASDENASTRLQTVVVTATGFEQTVNDAPASITVIPREELEKGSFRDLGDALRNVQGVAVTGSAAEQDIFIRGLPGAYTLILVDGKRQSTRDARTNGNSGFEQSFVPPAGAIERIEVVRGPMSSLYGSDAMGGVINIITRKVPEKWTGTITVDGTANQHSEYGNSAQVSYYAAGPLQPDVIGLQLWGRGMGREEDAIVSGTPKKKEIDITGRVTVTPNKDHDLTFEAGTTKLKRFSTVGNNIERSVNNNRAAVDTYNLNTRDHLSFGYTGRLGWTTAEFSVLQETAKRESYTWNNNTQDFVANLRAPTIRNTIIDGKFTTPFSLAGNHTLVTGAQFIRNDLTDQNPGLRTAQDEKFDVTQWALFGEDEWWISNSFSITGGLRMDHHEIYGTHWSPRGYAVWHATDNITLKGGISTGFRAPEIRQIAPGYAYTTGGGNCFYGQNPPSGRGRCGVIIGSSGLQPEKSTSYEFAALYDNLENLQLGATYFYTDFKDKISNQQVVDANGNLAEWSVDPNYVLWEFINIDDAVMQGVELTGTWSPIEAVSLRGNYTYTHSEQKTGDYKGLPLARTPEHMGSIRADWHTPVDGLDAWAGGNYHGKETNAGLRIGAAGTAVVRNGQVVAREYKDYFTFDIGGSYKFSDYVSLNAAVYNLFDKRVSVDEFNNVVEGRRLWVSMTSNF; this comes from the coding sequence ATGAAATTGAAAGCAATGTTAAGCGGAACGAGCTGTCGGCGTAGATTGGCGTCTATTTTGTCTGTTCTAACTATTTCTACTTCAGCAATCGTATTAGCAAGCCCAGCAATTGCGCAAACCACACCAGCACAAAGCCGTACCACACGCCATACTAATGCACAGCAAGTTGCCGAAACTGTAGCAACACAGGGCGAAACAACACAAACAGCAACAAGTGAAGAAGCAAGCGATGAAAATGCTTCAACGCGTTTGCAAACCGTTGTTGTAACTGCAACCGGTTTTGAGCAGACGGTTAATGATGCCCCTGCAAGCATCACGGTTATTCCGCGAGAAGAGCTTGAAAAAGGATCATTCCGCGATCTAGGTGATGCGTTGCGTAATGTTCAAGGCGTTGCCGTCACTGGGTCGGCTGCTGAGCAGGATATCTTTATCCGTGGTCTTCCAGGTGCCTATACACTCATTTTAGTTGATGGTAAAAGACAAAGCACTCGTGATGCTCGCACTAATGGTAATTCTGGTTTTGAGCAAAGCTTTGTTCCACCAGCTGGCGCTATTGAGCGGATCGAAGTCGTGCGCGGGCCTATGTCCTCGCTTTACGGCTCAGATGCTATGGGCGGCGTTATCAATATTATAACCCGTAAAGTTCCAGAAAAATGGACCGGAACAATAACGGTTGATGGTACGGCTAACCAGCATAGCGAATATGGTAATAGTGCGCAGGTAAGCTATTATGCTGCTGGTCCCTTGCAACCTGATGTAATAGGCTTGCAATTATGGGGGCGTGGCATGGGCCGCGAGGAAGACGCAATTGTCTCTGGTACACCAAAGAAAAAAGAAATTGATATTACGGGCCGCGTCACGGTTACTCCCAATAAGGATCACGACTTAACCTTTGAAGCTGGTACAACAAAGCTGAAGCGCTTTAGCACAGTTGGCAATAATATTGAACGCTCGGTCAATAATAATCGCGCCGCTGTTGATACCTACAATCTAAATACGCGTGACCATTTATCTTTTGGTTACACTGGGCGCCTTGGTTGGACAACTGCAGAGTTTTCAGTGCTTCAAGAAACGGCTAAGCGTGAAAGCTATACTTGGAATAATAATACGCAAGATTTCGTTGCTAATTTGCGTGCGCCAACTATTCGCAATACTATTATTGATGGCAAATTCACCACACCGTTCAGCCTAGCGGGTAACCATACACTTGTTACCGGCGCTCAGTTCATTCGCAATGATTTAACCGATCAAAACCCAGGCTTACGCACTGCGCAAGATGAAAAATTTGATGTGACGCAATGGGCATTGTTTGGTGAAGATGAATGGTGGATTAGCAATTCATTTTCAATAACCGGTGGTTTGCGTATGGATCACCATGAAATTTATGGCACCCATTGGAGTCCACGTGGTTATGCAGTTTGGCATGCAACTGATAATATTACTTTAAAGGGTGGTATCTCAACTGGTTTCCGTGCTCCTGAAATACGTCAAATTGCCCCTGGTTATGCTTATACGACAGGTGGCGGCAATTGTTTTTATGGGCAAAATCCCCCAAGTGGCCGTGGTCGTTGCGGTGTTATTATCGGTTCAAGCGGTTTGCAACCAGAAAAGAGCACATCTTATGAATTTGCGGCCCTATATGACAATCTTGAAAACTTACAGCTTGGTGCAACTTATTTCTATACAGATTTTAAGGATAAGATAAGCAACCAACAGGTTGTTGATGCAAATGGTAATCTTGCTGAATGGTCGGTAGACCCAAATTATGTCTTGTGGGAATTTATCAATATTGACGATGCGGTTATGCAAGGTGTGGAATTAACCGGAACTTGGTCGCCAATTGAAGCTGTTTCTTTGCGTGGAAATTATACCTACACCCATTCAGAGCAAAAAACTGGTGATTATAAGGGCTTACCACTTGCTCGTACACCAGAACACATGGGTAGTATACGTGCCGATTGGCATACACCGGTTGACGGGTTAGATGCTTGGGCTGGCGGTAATTATCACGGTAAGGAAACCAATGCTGGTTTACGTATTGGTGCAGCTGGAACGGCTGTTGTTCGTAATGGCCAAGTGGTTGCCCGTGAATATAAGGATTATTTCACCTTTGATATTGGTGGCAGCTATAAGTTTAGTGACTATGTTTCATTAAATGCAGCAGTTTATAATCTTTTTGATAAACGCGTCAGTGTTGACGAATTTAATAATGTGGTTGAAGGCCGGCGCCTTTGGGTGTCAATGACGTCCAACTTTTAA
- a CDS encoding alpha/beta hydrolase gives MLTILVMQPCFAQSEKVTAIHSEALNMDIRHFDIKITPTNNASRSIDTEKADLESYRIFVATPKQSAPQDGWPVVWLLDGNMTFDYAVKNKPDAIIVAIGYPLDNRDEIVTRRYYDLTEKAKPENFPHREGKTPPNTGGRAAFSRFIMDDLRPLIKKQYNINDNQQILYGHSLGGLFVLHEMLDGRQRYNIYCAADPSIWWSKHGILERFKAEPLFADTNNNQKTYLLISASGKRAQRAQLSPEEAKKLAETRGGPNGKYVFDLLKQYPFIEENYQLYENDSHGTMVEPSVHDCLKFAKIKLNND, from the coding sequence ATGCTGACGATCTTGGTCATGCAACCATGTTTTGCGCAAAGTGAAAAAGTAACAGCCATTCACAGCGAAGCATTGAATATGGATATTCGTCATTTTGATATAAAAATTACGCCAACCAATAATGCATCGCGTTCGATAGATACGGAAAAAGCTGATCTGGAAAGTTATCGCATCTTTGTCGCTACTCCCAAACAGTCAGCGCCGCAAGATGGTTGGCCAGTCGTTTGGTTGCTTGATGGAAATATGACGTTTGATTATGCGGTTAAAAATAAACCAGATGCGATTATTGTTGCTATTGGTTACCCTTTAGACAATAGAGACGAAATCGTAACGCGGCGCTATTATGACCTCACCGAAAAGGCAAAGCCTGAAAATTTCCCACATAGGGAGGGAAAAACTCCACCCAATACAGGTGGGCGCGCTGCATTTAGCCGTTTTATTATGGATGACTTACGTCCATTAATAAAAAAGCAATATAATATAAATGATAATCAACAAATTCTATATGGCCATTCCTTGGGTGGATTATTTGTTTTACATGAAATGCTAGATGGTCGCCAGCGTTATAATATTTATTGCGCCGCAGATCCGTCCATTTGGTGGAGTAAGCATGGCATATTAGAACGTTTTAAAGCGGAACCATTATTTGCTGATACGAATAATAATCAAAAAACTTATCTGCTTATTTCTGCTTCGGGTAAGCGTGCGCAACGAGCGCAACTATCGCCCGAGGAAGCCAAAAAACTTGCAGAAACTCGTGGTGGTCCCAATGGCAAATATGTGTTTGATTTATTGAAACAATATCCATTTATAGAAGAAAATTATCAGCTTTATGAAAATGATAGTCATGGCACCATGGTTGAGCCATCGGTTCATGATTGTTTGAAATTTGCCAAAATCAAGCTCAATAATGATTAA
- a CDS encoding siderophore ABC transporter substrate-binding protein has translation MVTKRKFLIGAVFSTMLAMAGFSTPSFAENIKITHASGESEVPLQPKKVVVFDLASLDNLQRLGAGDTVIALPEIGLPKYLEAFSDEKITKVGTLFEPNYELIASLKPDLIIAGGRSQPKLKELAAIAPTIDTTVSTDNYLGDVDRNVEILGKIFGKEAEAKAEIEKLAATLAEVKKEADGKGNGLLILTTGGKMSAFGPGSRFGLLYSGFGVSPAVADLPVGRHGQPISSEYILEKNPDWLFVIDRDAAIGREGQSAAQMLDNPVVNESKVAQKKHIVYLDPQNWYLVGGGLSGLHETADQLMKAFKAADAK, from the coding sequence ATGGTAACGAAACGTAAATTCCTTATTGGTGCTGTTTTTAGCACTATGTTGGCAATGGCAGGCTTTAGCACACCATCATTTGCAGAAAATATTAAGATTACCCATGCATCAGGTGAAAGCGAAGTGCCGCTTCAACCTAAAAAAGTTGTGGTCTTTGATCTTGCAAGCCTTGATAATCTTCAGCGCCTTGGTGCAGGTGATACGGTCATTGCTCTACCAGAAATTGGTTTGCCTAAATATCTTGAAGCCTTTAGCGATGAAAAAATTACCAAAGTTGGTACACTTTTCGAGCCAAATTATGAGCTTATCGCTTCGCTTAAACCCGACCTTATTATTGCTGGCGGTCGTTCACAGCCAAAGCTTAAAGAATTAGCAGCTATTGCGCCAACTATTGATACAACTGTATCAACAGATAATTATCTTGGCGATGTTGATCGTAATGTTGAAATTTTAGGTAAGATTTTTGGCAAGGAAGCGGAAGCTAAGGCCGAAATCGAAAAGCTTGCCGCAACTCTTGCTGAAGTGAAAAAAGAAGCAGATGGCAAGGGCAATGGTCTGCTTATTTTAACAACTGGCGGTAAAATGAGTGCATTTGGCCCAGGCTCACGCTTTGGTCTACTTTATTCAGGCTTTGGCGTTTCTCCAGCTGTTGCAGATCTACCCGTTGGTCGCCATGGCCAGCCAATTTCATCTGAATATATTTTGGAAAAAAATCCTGATTGGCTTTTCGTTATTGACCGTGATGCTGCTATTGGTCGTGAAGGTCAGTCTGCCGCTCAAATGCTTGATAATCCAGTTGTTAATGAATCAAAAGTTGCACAAAAAAAGCATATTGTTTATCTTGATCCACAAAACTGGTACCTCGTTGGCGGTGGTTTAAGTGGTCTTCACGAAACAGCAGACCAATTGATGAAAGCCTTTAAAGCTGCTGATGCAAAATAA
- a CDS encoding ABC transporter permease: MGKLIGGLLIVCILALCSIFVGVSDVTPSRLWALDPYAWNVFWATRIPRTAALILVGVAMTISGTIMQLLARNRFVEPSTAGTVDSASLGILTVLLLAPDLPVILKAAVAALFALIGTLIFMAILRRIPLRSALLVPLVGIMLGGVIGSISTFFAYKHDKIQSLQAWMSGDFSSVMQGQYELLWIAAPLVLLAYIAADRFTVAGLGEDFTTNLGVNYRRIVMMGLIIVAMTTALVVVTVGQIPFLGLIVPNIVALFIGDNMRRAVPWVALLGASAVLSCDIMSRLINYPFEIPISTILGVVGSGIFLFLLLRRGNRFA; the protein is encoded by the coding sequence TTGGGAAAGCTAATTGGCGGATTATTAATTGTCTGCATTCTCGCCCTTTGCAGTATATTTGTTGGTGTTAGCGATGTTACGCCATCAAGGCTTTGGGCGCTTGACCCTTATGCTTGGAATGTTTTTTGGGCAACACGTATTCCACGAACTGCTGCGCTTATTCTTGTTGGCGTTGCCATGACTATTTCTGGCACAATCATGCAGCTTTTGGCTCGTAATCGTTTTGTTGAGCCGTCTACTGCTGGTACGGTAGATTCTGCATCCTTAGGAATTTTAACCGTTTTATTATTAGCACCTGATTTGCCTGTTATCTTAAAAGCTGCTGTCGCAGCTTTATTTGCGCTCATTGGCACATTAATCTTTATGGCAATTTTACGCCGTATACCATTGCGGTCAGCTTTATTGGTGCCATTGGTTGGTATTATGCTTGGCGGGGTTATCGGGTCGATTAGTACATTTTTTGCCTATAAACACGATAAGATCCAATCTCTGCAAGCATGGATGTCCGGCGATTTTTCAAGTGTGATGCAAGGACAGTATGAACTTTTGTGGATTGCGGCGCCACTTGTATTGCTTGCCTATATTGCCGCAGACCGTTTTACTGTTGCAGGCCTTGGTGAAGATTTTACCACTAATCTTGGGGTTAACTATCGGCGTATTGTTATGATGGGGCTTATAATTGTTGCAATGACCACAGCACTGGTTGTGGTAACTGTTGGGCAAATTCCATTTTTGGGCCTTATTGTACCCAATATTGTTGCGCTATTCATTGGTGATAATATGCGGCGCGCCGTGCCTTGGGTTGCACTTTTGGGCGCATCAGCGGTGTTATCTTGTGATATAATGAGCCGCTTAATCAATTATCCTTTTGAAATTCCAATCAGTACCATTTTGGGTGTGGTTGGTAGCGGTATTTTCCTTTTCCTCCTATTAAGAAGGGGAAACCGTTTTGCTTAA